In Actinoplanes sp. NBC_00393, a single genomic region encodes these proteins:
- a CDS encoding threonine synthase: MLSHLECSRTGKRYDADVVQGLSEVGAPLLARYDLEQAGRTLTRERLASRPHTLWRYREVLPVRDPANIVSLGEGMTPIIPLPGYGAQIGLPRLIMKDEGLIPTGSFKARGAAVGVSRAAELGVTGVAMPTNGNAGSAWATYAARVGLRSLIAMPVGAPAITRTECVAAGAELYLVDGLIGDAGKLVTAAVRERDGYQDVSTLKEPYRIEGKKTMGYEIVEQLGFRVPDAILYPTGGGVGLIGIYKALLEMRELGWISDRLPRLIAVQAEGCAPIVEAFRAGRDESMPWPDAWTVAFGITVPKALGDFLVLDAVRATGGTAIAVSDAALLAEQRRVAAQEGTFICPEGAACLAAARQLRESNFLSGTDEVLVLNTGAGLKYPETVTVDVPTLPADGTIPLAQ; the protein is encoded by the coding sequence GTGCTGTCGCATCTGGAATGCTCGCGGACCGGTAAGCGCTACGATGCCGACGTCGTGCAGGGCCTGAGCGAGGTCGGCGCTCCGCTGCTCGCCCGCTACGACCTCGAGCAGGCCGGGCGGACGCTGACCCGGGAACGACTGGCGAGCCGGCCGCACACGCTGTGGCGCTACCGCGAGGTGCTGCCGGTCCGCGACCCGGCGAACATCGTCTCGCTCGGCGAGGGCATGACGCCGATCATCCCGCTGCCGGGCTACGGCGCGCAGATCGGTCTGCCGCGGCTGATCATGAAGGACGAGGGTCTCATCCCGACCGGCTCGTTCAAGGCGCGCGGCGCCGCGGTCGGGGTGTCCCGCGCGGCCGAGCTGGGCGTCACCGGCGTGGCCATGCCGACCAACGGCAACGCGGGTTCGGCCTGGGCGACGTACGCGGCCCGCGTCGGCCTGCGCAGCCTGATCGCCATGCCGGTCGGCGCCCCGGCCATCACCCGCACCGAGTGCGTCGCCGCGGGCGCCGAGTTGTACCTGGTGGACGGCCTGATCGGCGACGCCGGGAAGCTGGTCACCGCGGCTGTCCGGGAACGCGACGGCTACCAGGACGTCTCCACGCTCAAGGAGCCGTACCGCATCGAGGGCAAGAAGACGATGGGCTACGAGATCGTCGAACAGCTCGGCTTCAGAGTCCCGGACGCGATCCTCTACCCTACCGGCGGCGGCGTGGGCCTGATCGGCATCTACAAGGCGCTGCTCGAGATGCGCGAGCTCGGCTGGATCAGTGACCGGCTGCCGCGGCTGATCGCGGTGCAGGCCGAGGGCTGCGCGCCGATCGTCGAGGCGTTCCGCGCCGGCCGTGACGAGAGCATGCCGTGGCCCGACGCCTGGACGGTCGCGTTCGGGATCACCGTACCCAAGGCTCTCGGTGATTTTCTGGTCCTGGATGCCGTGCGTGCCACCGGCGGCACCGCGATCGCGGTCAGCGATGCGGCGCTGCTCGCCGAGCAGCGCCGGGTGGCCGCGCAGGAGGGCACGTTCATCTGCCCGGAGGGCGCCGCCTGCCTGGCGGCGGCGCGCCAACTGCGCGAGAGCAACTTCCTTTCCGGTACGGACGAAGTGCTCGTTCTGAACACCGGCGCGGGTCTGAAGTACCCGGAGACGGTCACGGTGGACGTGCCGACGCTGCCGGCCGACGGCACGATCCCCCTGGCTCAGTAG
- a CDS encoding SGNH/GDSL hydrolase family protein: MLKVVTLNFAVLGDSIAYGQGASRPADTIGARLAADLGIPTDVRVFAVPGADSRGLATQVQRAAAAKPDVALIIIGANDLTHFVPPQRAATLLGDAVRTLRDTGAEVVVAPAPDLSVVPWVPQQMRLAVQAGSRLLRQEQTRAAEAAGARIADISGSSASAFAADRRLFSADHFHPSSAGYAVIAAALAPTVRAAAAARVR, from the coding sequence TTGCTCAAGGTCGTGACCCTCAACTTCGCCGTCCTCGGCGACTCCATCGCGTACGGGCAGGGCGCCTCCCGCCCGGCCGACACGATCGGTGCGCGTCTCGCCGCCGACCTCGGCATCCCCACCGACGTACGGGTCTTCGCCGTCCCCGGCGCCGACAGCCGCGGCCTGGCCACCCAGGTGCAGCGGGCCGCCGCGGCAAAGCCGGACGTCGCGCTGATCATCATCGGCGCCAACGACCTGACCCACTTCGTACCCCCGCAGCGCGCCGCCACACTGCTCGGCGACGCCGTCCGGACCCTGCGCGACACCGGCGCCGAAGTCGTCGTCGCCCCCGCACCGGATCTCAGCGTCGTCCCCTGGGTGCCCCAGCAGATGCGCCTCGCCGTCCAGGCCGGCAGCCGGCTCCTGCGCCAGGAGCAGACCCGTGCTGCCGAGGCGGCCGGGGCCCGGATCGCCGACATCAGCGGCAGTTCGGCCTCGGCGTTCGCCGCCGACCGCAGGCTGTTCAGCGCCGACCACTTCCACCCGTCCAGCGCCGGCTACGCGGTGATCGCCGCGGCCCTCGCGCCAACGGTCCGGGCGGCCGCCGCGGCGCGCGTACGCTGA
- a CDS encoding family 78 glycoside hydrolase catalytic domain has protein sequence MNTVCTGLRAEYARPGESPLIESGRPRLSWLLPAGTARQEAYQWSSGDWVSPWIESADSVLVPWTGPEPSPGRRASWRVRVRTDLGVSDWSAPASWERALPPGQWQAEWIRPHEPVIAEPGNRPAYLLRTVFTLTAPGRHARLRFTAHGIVEAFCNGVRVGDEELTPGFTAYRSRLQVCDQDVTDLLREGRNVLTAVLSDGWFRGRHGFLRTADGFGDRTALLAELTVSHADGSRTVIGTGGAWESRPAWFTADLMDGQREDRRAAHAWHSVHPEPGEGYAQLTVPIAPPVRRIREIVPVSVARLASGSHVADLGENINGWIRLTNIGPVDTSLTLTHGEILDAGGSVTTDHLRAPDFVNGGFRPAGQVDSVISAGRAGDVFEPRHTTHGFRYVQIDGHPGPLGPDDLRGVVVHTDLARTGTFACSDARVNRLHENAVRSFLGNACDIPTDCPQRERSGFSGDWQIFQPSAAFTHDVAGFSAKWLRDLAADQWADGTITNVSPDPGGPSPLRATNGSAGWGDAIVLVPWQLWQAYGDRGVLAEHYPAMRAWVDRCALLAATQRHPSRPALVRPHDRFLLDTGFHFGEWLEPGVEPHLDPHADHGIVATAYLHQSARLLASIAELLGHADDARSYGALAAGTLSAWQTEYLLPDGRLTRPSQANYVRALAFGLVPSALRPAVAGHLVALIEAADFHLGTGFLTTGLLLPTLADNGHASVAHRLLMSTGVPSWLEMVDRGATTVWERWDGVGADGTAQMSLNHYSKGAVIEFLHTHVAGLRILSPGYRRFLISPVPLFDWAQAVHQTPYGTAAVSWRRTPTHLTVEAQVPPGTTAVLRDETLPPGVHHRTYAL, from the coding sequence ATGAACACCGTCTGTACCGGCCTGCGCGCCGAATACGCCCGCCCCGGCGAGTCGCCGCTGATCGAAAGCGGACGGCCGCGGCTGTCCTGGCTCCTGCCCGCCGGGACCGCCCGGCAGGAGGCCTACCAGTGGTCGTCCGGCGACTGGGTCTCGCCGTGGATCGAGTCGGCGGACAGCGTGCTGGTGCCGTGGACCGGCCCGGAGCCTTCGCCGGGCCGGCGGGCCAGTTGGCGGGTCCGGGTCCGCACCGATCTCGGGGTCAGCGACTGGTCGGCGCCGGCGAGCTGGGAACGCGCGCTGCCGCCCGGTCAGTGGCAGGCCGAGTGGATCCGGCCGCACGAACCCGTGATCGCCGAGCCCGGCAATCGGCCCGCATACCTGTTACGGACCGTGTTCACCCTGACGGCGCCGGGGCGGCACGCGCGGTTGCGGTTCACGGCGCACGGCATCGTCGAGGCGTTCTGCAACGGGGTCCGGGTCGGCGATGAGGAGCTGACGCCCGGGTTCACGGCCTATCGTTCCCGGCTGCAGGTCTGCGACCAGGACGTCACTGACCTGTTGCGGGAGGGGCGCAACGTGCTGACGGCGGTGCTGTCGGACGGCTGGTTCCGGGGGCGGCACGGCTTTCTGCGTACCGCCGACGGTTTTGGCGACCGCACCGCGCTGCTCGCGGAACTCACGGTGAGCCACGCGGACGGATCGCGGACCGTGATCGGCACCGGAGGTGCCTGGGAATCGCGGCCGGCCTGGTTCACCGCCGACCTGATGGACGGCCAGCGCGAGGACCGGCGTGCGGCGCACGCCTGGCATTCGGTCCATCCGGAGCCGGGGGAGGGGTACGCCCAGCTGACCGTTCCGATCGCCCCGCCGGTGCGCCGGATCCGCGAAATCGTCCCGGTCTCGGTGGCCCGGCTGGCGAGTGGATCGCACGTCGCGGACCTGGGCGAGAACATCAACGGCTGGATCCGGCTGACCAATATCGGTCCTGTCGACACCTCCCTGACGCTCACGCACGGGGAGATCCTGGACGCCGGCGGGTCGGTGACCACCGATCATCTGCGGGCGCCGGACTTCGTCAACGGCGGGTTCCGCCCGGCCGGACAGGTCGACAGCGTCATCTCCGCGGGCCGCGCCGGCGACGTCTTCGAGCCGCGGCACACCACGCACGGCTTCCGGTACGTGCAGATCGACGGCCATCCCGGCCCGCTCGGCCCGGACGACCTGCGCGGCGTCGTGGTGCACACCGACCTGGCCCGGACCGGCACTTTCGCGTGCTCGGACGCGCGGGTCAACCGGCTGCACGAGAACGCCGTGCGCAGCTTCCTCGGCAACGCCTGCGACATCCCGACCGACTGCCCGCAGCGGGAACGGTCCGGATTCTCCGGCGACTGGCAGATCTTCCAGCCGTCCGCGGCGTTCACCCATGATGTCGCCGGGTTCAGCGCCAAATGGCTGCGTGACCTGGCCGCCGACCAGTGGGCGGACGGCACGATCACGAACGTGTCGCCCGATCCCGGCGGTCCGTCGCCGCTGCGGGCCACCAACGGGTCGGCCGGCTGGGGCGACGCCATCGTCCTGGTGCCGTGGCAGCTGTGGCAGGCGTACGGTGATCGCGGTGTCCTGGCCGAGCACTACCCGGCCATGCGCGCCTGGGTGGACCGGTGCGCCCTGCTGGCCGCCACGCAGCGCCATCCGTCCCGGCCGGCTCTCGTCCGCCCGCATGACCGGTTCCTGCTGGACACCGGCTTCCACTTCGGCGAATGGCTCGAACCGGGCGTCGAACCGCACCTGGACCCGCACGCCGACCACGGCATCGTCGCCACGGCCTACCTGCATCAGTCCGCGCGGCTGCTCGCCTCGATCGCCGAGCTGCTGGGACACGCTGACGACGCCCGGTCATATGGTGCGCTCGCTGCCGGCACCCTCTCCGCCTGGCAGACCGAATACCTGCTGCCCGACGGGCGGCTGACCCGGCCCAGCCAGGCCAACTACGTGCGCGCCCTGGCCTTCGGCCTGGTCCCCTCGGCATTGCGCCCGGCGGTGGCCGGCCATCTCGTCGCGCTGATCGAAGCGGCCGACTTCCACCTGGGCACCGGCTTCCTGACCACCGGTCTGCTGCTGCCGACCCTGGCCGATAACGGGCACGCCTCGGTCGCGCACCGGCTGCTGATGTCCACCGGCGTCCCGTCCTGGCTCGAGATGGTCGACCGCGGCGCCACCACGGTGTGGGAACGCTGGGACGGCGTCGGCGCTGACGGCACCGCCCAGATGTCGCTGAACCACTACAGCAAGGGGGCGGTCATCGAGTTCCTGCACACGCACGTGGCCGGCCTGCGCATCCTGTCACCCGGCTACCGCCGGTTCCTGATCTCGCCGGTGCCGCTCTTCGACTGGGCGCAGGCTGTGCACCAGACCCCGTACGGAACCGCCGCCGTCTCCTGGCGTCGCACGCCCACCCACCTCACCGTCGAGGCCCAGGTCCCACCGGGCACGACCGCCGTCCTGCGCGACGAGACCCTCCCGCCGGGAGTCCACCACCGCACCTACGCCCTCTGA
- a CDS encoding TetR/AcrR family transcriptional regulator — MARRAEGGYRVGIARREAILETATRYFAVKGGYHDTSMARIAAEVGITEGGLLHHFPSKKHLLLAVVERRILAAGQWVGEAAAGASGRDVLRSLVGATERQLAEPGLIELFVIVSAEAADTSSPAHGLFAERYRNAVGELAGLLQRAVDSGEFRADLDCAAIARDCIAVSDGLQLQWVLSGGTLDLVGGVRAHLDRLARTVTTDGGGLSPSS, encoded by the coding sequence ATGGCTCGGCGTGCTGAGGGTGGCTATCGGGTGGGGATCGCGCGCCGGGAGGCGATCCTGGAGACCGCTACTCGCTATTTCGCGGTCAAAGGCGGCTACCACGACACCTCGATGGCCCGGATCGCTGCCGAGGTGGGGATCACCGAGGGTGGGCTGCTGCACCACTTCCCCTCGAAGAAGCACCTGCTGCTCGCTGTCGTCGAGCGACGGATTCTTGCCGCCGGGCAGTGGGTGGGGGAGGCCGCCGCGGGCGCATCCGGGCGGGACGTGCTGCGCAGCCTGGTCGGGGCCACCGAGCGGCAGCTGGCCGAGCCGGGGCTCATCGAGCTGTTCGTCATCGTGTCGGCCGAGGCCGCGGACACCTCCAGCCCGGCGCATGGGCTGTTCGCCGAGCGCTACCGGAATGCGGTGGGTGAGCTTGCCGGGCTGTTGCAGCGGGCGGTGGACAGCGGCGAGTTCCGGGCGGATCTGGACTGCGCGGCGATCGCCCGGGACTGCATCGCGGTCAGCGACGGGCTGCAGCTGCAGTGGGTGCTCAGCGGCGGCACGCTGGACCTGGTCGGTGGGGTTCGCGCCCACCTGGACCGCCTCGCCCGCACCGTCACCACCGACGGCGGCGGGCTCAGCCCCAGTAGTTGA
- a CDS encoding cation diffusion facilitator family transporter has translation MGTHGHHHDRDHRWPHSHDSADKVDDALESSRIGMRALWISLAGLGATAVLQAVIVAFSGSVALLGDTLHNVADALTAVPLGIAFWLGRRAATRAYTYGFGRAEDLAGIVIVLVIAASAAASAWFAIDRLLDPRTMTHLPWVAAAGLIGFAGNEIVARYRIAVGRRIGSAALVADGLHARTDGFTSLAVVLAAAGAWAGWSWADPVIGLAITAAIAMVLKDAAREVYRRLMDRVDPHLVDHAEEELRAVPGVRDVAGLRLRWIGHHLHAEAAIVVDAGLTLIAAHEIAADVEHQLTHHVPRLTTATVHVDPDSHPGDGHHRDLSHERRDRLAVAGATPQP, from the coding sequence ATGGGCACACACGGGCACCACCATGATCGCGACCACCGATGGCCGCACTCGCACGACAGCGCCGACAAGGTCGACGACGCCCTCGAATCCTCGCGGATCGGCATGCGCGCCCTGTGGATCTCGCTGGCCGGGCTCGGTGCCACCGCCGTCCTGCAAGCGGTGATCGTCGCCTTCTCCGGCTCGGTGGCGCTGCTCGGCGACACCCTGCACAACGTGGCCGACGCGCTGACCGCGGTTCCGCTGGGCATCGCGTTCTGGCTGGGCCGGCGGGCGGCGACCCGCGCTTACACGTACGGGTTCGGCCGCGCCGAGGACCTGGCCGGCATCGTGATCGTCCTGGTCATCGCCGCCTCGGCCGCCGCGTCCGCGTGGTTCGCGATCGACCGGCTGCTCGACCCGCGGACCATGACGCATCTGCCCTGGGTCGCCGCGGCGGGGCTGATCGGGTTCGCCGGGAACGAGATCGTCGCCCGTTACCGCATCGCTGTGGGCCGGCGCATCGGCTCGGCCGCGCTGGTCGCCGATGGGCTGCATGCGCGTACCGATGGATTCACCTCGCTCGCGGTGGTGCTCGCCGCCGCCGGCGCGTGGGCCGGCTGGTCCTGGGCCGACCCGGTGATCGGCCTGGCCATCACCGCGGCCATCGCCATGGTGCTCAAGGACGCCGCCCGCGAGGTGTACCGGCGGTTGATGGACCGGGTCGACCCGCACCTGGTCGACCACGCCGAGGAGGAGCTGCGCGCGGTGCCGGGCGTCCGTGACGTGGCCGGCCTGCGGCTGCGCTGGATCGGCCACCACCTGCACGCGGAGGCCGCCATCGTGGTCGACGCGGGGCTGACGCTGATCGCCGCCCACGAGATCGCCGCCGACGTCGAGCATCAGCTCACCCACCACGTGCCCCGGCTGACCACGGCGACCGTGCACGTCGACCCGGACAGCCACCCGGGCGACGGCCACCACCGCGACCTCTCCCACGAACGCCGCGACCGGCTTGCGGTCGCCGGGGCCACCCCGCAGCCGTGA
- a CDS encoding outer membrane protein assembly factor BamB family protein, whose amino-acid sequence MSPTVIELGDVSRPAGPFHDDPLPSVDRRLARRLRIAAVAVLCAFTLGAAVPAGPGAVRQMWELRFDRAQAITLAGDVAFVHRRIDEEAVLTAYHLPTGVPRWSQTTGHDLGGVEFRPEAGVLLLNSGEATARRVYQDGSSGELLFYRETVALDPATGDRLWTRPGQALASGAGGVLLEEVDATGAVTAVGLVRARDGEPVWRRPVTGMPTATVSYRDGQPHRIVTATERGELTVLRYADGSLLGSRQVPWAATVPSSGRHTLIRTAGDRLVVARSGPQQSTVTAYDIDTLGDLWRTVSGPFLWIQDCGKVLCLIGHHSLSGLDPATGRTRWETPEMAVVTWTGGGRLLVSDSADPPRQYLLDAADGSRVGPGGIGQAYAAPDATDAALLLRPAASPAGHTAVSRLDLHTGETRLLGAMPTAHEFGCDASGTYLLCRSADRLIVTAAG is encoded by the coding sequence ATGTCTCCGACCGTCATCGAGCTCGGCGATGTGTCCCGACCCGCCGGGCCTTTCCATGATGATCCGCTGCCCTCCGTGGATCGGCGGCTCGCCCGCCGGCTGCGAATCGCGGCGGTGGCGGTTCTGTGCGCGTTCACGCTCGGCGCCGCGGTGCCGGCGGGCCCGGGTGCGGTCCGCCAGATGTGGGAGCTGCGATTCGACAGGGCGCAGGCGATCACCCTGGCCGGGGACGTGGCGTTCGTGCACCGCCGGATCGACGAGGAAGCGGTGCTCACCGCGTACCATCTGCCGACCGGCGTGCCGCGCTGGAGCCAGACCACCGGGCATGACCTGGGCGGGGTGGAGTTCCGGCCGGAGGCCGGGGTGCTGCTGCTGAACAGCGGCGAGGCCACCGCGAGGCGGGTGTACCAGGACGGCAGCTCCGGCGAACTGCTGTTCTACCGGGAGACGGTCGCGCTGGACCCGGCCACCGGCGACCGGCTCTGGACCCGGCCCGGCCAGGCGCTGGCGAGCGGCGCCGGCGGCGTGCTACTGGAAGAAGTCGACGCCACCGGCGCGGTCACGGCGGTGGGCCTGGTGCGCGCCCGCGACGGCGAACCGGTCTGGCGGCGCCCGGTGACCGGCATGCCGACCGCCACGGTCTCCTACCGTGACGGGCAGCCGCACCGGATCGTCACGGCCACCGAGCGCGGCGAGCTCACCGTCCTCCGGTATGCGGACGGCAGCCTGCTCGGCAGCCGGCAGGTGCCGTGGGCGGCGACCGTGCCGAGCTCCGGGCGCCACACGCTGATCCGGACGGCCGGTGACCGGCTCGTGGTGGCCCGCAGCGGACCGCAGCAGTCCACCGTGACCGCCTACGACATCGACACGCTCGGCGACCTCTGGCGTACCGTCAGCGGGCCGTTCCTGTGGATCCAGGACTGCGGGAAGGTGCTCTGCCTGATCGGTCACCACAGCCTGTCCGGCCTGGACCCGGCCACCGGCCGGACGCGCTGGGAGACGCCGGAGATGGCCGTGGTCACCTGGACCGGCGGCGGCCGGCTACTGGTCAGCGACAGTGCCGACCCGCCCCGGCAGTATCTGCTCGACGCCGCCGACGGCAGCCGGGTAGGGCCCGGCGGGATCGGCCAGGCCTACGCCGCGCCGGACGCCACCGACGCGGCGCTGCTGCTGCGCCCGGCGGCCTCGCCGGCCGGGCACACCGCGGTCAGCCGCCTCGACCTGCACACCGGCGAGACCCGGCTGCTGGGGGCGATGCCCACGGCCCACGAGTTCGGCTGCGACGCCTCCGGGACGTATCTGCTGTGCCGCTCCGCAGACCGCCTGATCGTCACGGCCGCAGGCTGA
- a CDS encoding acyltransferase family protein, whose amino-acid sequence MSAATRRPELDAIRLFVVLGLVFFHSALVFDARDDFYVKNPQTTEAITWVAGLGVVWAMPSLFLIAGFGAWHSMRGRGVRGFAGERLLRLGVPLVFATLTLLPLPQWLRLKSADPGYDDSYWRFLGEFFDVHLSLADFPFLVQGEYFESGHLWFVVMLLAYSLILAVVASRLPTLPGVDRRGVVLVLPALPLALVGALHGMEESYAGWSRWAYLLFFLFGFGLAADDRFRAAMRREARIAAVAGILLFGAAGMALSTADGDPFTDMTAHAITARVLFSLAGWCWVVAILGLLDRPRTSTGGPGGNRRVLAYLAAAALPLYILHQPIVVAVAYLVVRWDLPIAVKYLVIVVVSFAVMFAVHDLAVRRTRVTRFLFGMRDGKLWTVGPSQRPSRGQGSDHGRW is encoded by the coding sequence ATGAGTGCCGCCACTCGCAGACCGGAGCTGGATGCGATCCGCCTGTTCGTCGTACTCGGGCTGGTGTTCTTCCACAGCGCCCTGGTCTTCGACGCGCGCGACGACTTCTATGTGAAGAACCCGCAGACCACCGAGGCGATCACCTGGGTGGCCGGGCTGGGCGTGGTGTGGGCGATGCCGTCGCTGTTCCTGATCGCCGGGTTCGGGGCGTGGCACTCGATGCGCGGCCGTGGGGTGCGCGGGTTCGCCGGCGAACGGCTGCTGCGGCTCGGTGTGCCGCTGGTGTTCGCGACGCTGACCCTGCTGCCGCTCCCGCAGTGGCTGCGGCTCAAGTCGGCCGACCCCGGCTACGACGACTCGTACTGGCGGTTCCTGGGGGAGTTCTTCGACGTCCACCTGAGCCTGGCCGACTTCCCGTTCCTGGTGCAGGGCGAGTATTTCGAGAGCGGGCACCTGTGGTTCGTCGTGATGCTGCTGGCGTACTCCCTGATCCTCGCCGTGGTGGCGAGCCGGCTGCCCACCCTGCCGGGAGTGGACCGTCGAGGCGTGGTCCTCGTGCTCCCGGCACTCCCGCTGGCACTCGTCGGCGCGCTGCACGGCATGGAGGAGTCGTACGCGGGCTGGAGCCGCTGGGCGTACCTGCTGTTCTTCCTCTTCGGGTTCGGCCTTGCCGCTGATGACCGTTTCCGTGCCGCGATGCGCCGGGAGGCCCGGATCGCCGCGGTCGCCGGGATCCTGCTGTTCGGCGCCGCCGGGATGGCGCTGAGCACGGCCGACGGTGATCCGTTCACCGACATGACCGCGCACGCGATCACCGCGCGGGTGCTGTTCAGCCTGGCCGGCTGGTGCTGGGTGGTGGCGATCCTCGGCCTGCTGGACCGTCCGCGCACGAGCACCGGCGGGCCGGGCGGCAACCGGCGGGTGCTCGCCTATCTGGCCGCCGCCGCGCTGCCGCTCTACATCCTGCATCAACCGATCGTGGTGGCCGTCGCCTATCTCGTGGTCCGCTGGGACCTTCCGATCGCGGTGAAATACCTGGTCATCGTCGTGGTCTCGTTCGCTGTCATGTTCGCCGTCCACGACCTCGCGGTGCGGCGCACCCGGGTGACCCGCTTCCTGTTCGGCATGCGGGACGGAAAACTGTGGACGGTCGGCCCTTCCCAGCGGCCGTCGCGCGGACAAGGATCTGATCACGGCAGGTGGTGA
- a CDS encoding histidinol-phosphate aminotransferase family protein, whose translation MTRLGLRPGTAADQDWIFRLRHAVYAEELGQHEPNAAARLSDALDGLGVVYLVATCGDTPIGFVSITPPWAGRWSLDKYLSRTDLPVLDEPDVFEIRILTVDPAWRRTPAGPWLMYAALRWVMSRGGRRVVAMGRADLGGMYRAAGLRPTGREVISGAVRFEVMAATVREIQQQTRQRYASALDRLAPAMDWRLDMPMRADSDGCFHGGASFDLHRRTSVVSADVLDAWFPPAPGVLAALTDDPAWLARTSPPVDATGLRAEIATARGVPVETVTVGAGSSDLIFRAFRQWLTPDSRVLLIDPGYGEYAHVTEEVIGCRVKRLRIARAVDPGRLTAALATGGYDLAVLINPNNPTGGWLPGDTLRDIAAQAPPHTRIWVDEAYIGYVGLENSLAGLAATSPNVTVCTSMSKMYALSGLRAAYLISNPATAAALRRWTPPWALSLPAQLAAVAALRDPDYYAARWQQTVALRAELAAALQATDPDLHVDQAAANFLLVTMPRYAKSAPQVVEQCRRHGIYLRDLSPMSPVFEGRTVRIAVKDPVANARIVAAFA comes from the coding sequence GTGACGCGGCTCGGACTGCGTCCGGGAACCGCGGCCGACCAGGACTGGATCTTCCGGCTGCGGCATGCGGTCTATGCCGAGGAGCTGGGACAGCACGAGCCGAACGCGGCGGCCCGGCTCAGCGATGCGCTGGACGGTCTCGGCGTGGTCTACCTGGTGGCGACCTGCGGCGATACACCGATCGGGTTCGTCAGCATCACGCCGCCGTGGGCCGGCCGCTGGTCGCTCGACAAGTATCTGTCCCGCACCGACCTGCCGGTTCTCGACGAGCCGGACGTGTTCGAGATCCGGATCCTCACCGTCGACCCGGCCTGGCGGCGCACGCCGGCCGGCCCGTGGCTGATGTACGCGGCGTTACGCTGGGTGATGTCGCGCGGCGGTCGGCGGGTGGTCGCGATGGGCCGCGCCGATCTCGGCGGCATGTACCGGGCTGCCGGGCTGCGCCCGACCGGCCGCGAGGTGATCTCCGGGGCGGTGCGCTTCGAGGTCATGGCAGCCACGGTGCGTGAGATCCAACAGCAGACCCGGCAACGGTACGCCTCCGCGCTCGACCGTCTCGCCCCAGCGATGGACTGGCGCCTGGACATGCCGATGCGCGCTGACTCGGACGGCTGTTTCCACGGCGGCGCCTCGTTCGACCTGCACCGGCGTACGTCCGTGGTCTCCGCGGACGTGCTCGATGCCTGGTTTCCACCCGCACCCGGCGTCCTCGCTGCGCTCACCGACGACCCGGCCTGGCTGGCCCGCACCTCGCCGCCGGTGGACGCGACCGGCCTGCGTGCCGAGATCGCCACGGCCCGCGGCGTGCCGGTCGAGACTGTGACGGTCGGCGCCGGCTCGTCGGATCTGATCTTCCGGGCCTTCCGGCAGTGGCTGACCCCGGACAGCCGGGTGCTGCTGATCGACCCGGGCTACGGCGAGTACGCGCACGTCACTGAGGAGGTGATCGGCTGCCGCGTGAAGCGCCTGCGGATCGCCCGGGCCGTCGATCCCGGCCGGCTCACCGCCGCGCTCGCGACCGGCGGCTACGACCTGGCGGTGCTGATCAATCCGAACAACCCGACCGGCGGCTGGCTGCCGGGCGACACACTGCGTGACATCGCGGCTCAGGCGCCGCCGCACACCCGGATCTGGGTCGATGAGGCCTACATCGGCTACGTCGGTCTCGAGAACTCCCTTGCCGGGTTGGCTGCGACCTCACCGAACGTGACGGTCTGCACGTCGATGTCGAAGATGTACGCGCTGTCCGGCCTTCGCGCGGCGTACCTGATCAGTAATCCCGCGACCGCGGCCGCGCTGCGCCGCTGGACGCCGCCCTGGGCGCTCAGCCTCCCCGCCCAGCTCGCGGCGGTCGCCGCGCTGCGCGATCCGGATTACTACGCCGCGCGCTGGCAGCAGACCGTCGCGCTGCGCGCCGAGCTCGCGGCGGCCCTGCAGGCCACCGATCCGGACCTGCACGTTGACCAGGCCGCAGCCAACTTCCTGCTGGTCACCATGCCGCGGTACGCGAAGAGCGCCCCTCAGGTCGTCGAACAGTGCCGCCGTCACGGCATCTACCTGCGGGACCTGTCCCCGATGTCCCCGGTGTTCGAGGGCCGCACGGTCCGGATCGCGGTGAAGGACCCGGTCGCGAACGCCCGGATCGTCGCCGCCTTCGCCTGA